The genomic stretch AAAACATGCTTTAGTATTTGACATATCAGACTAACAACATCTTCTATTATGGCTACGTCTCCAAGCACACAGGAAGACAATCTTCAgacctcatcctccccaACCCCATCTCTAGATCCAACCTCCAAGCAAGACGACCTCGAACCTCCAACCacctcagcaacagcaacagcaccacctTACTCTCCAATCTACGCCACCGCCGAGCCAGCCAGTATGCCCTCACCACCAGCCCCAGCACCAACCGACCCCCCAACAGCACCTATACACCCGCCCCCAGAACCAGCTACTACCGCAACGACAGCGACAACGACTACTAAtacctcaccaccaccacctcaacCCGGTGCTCGaccacaacctcctccaccagaaacccaagaaccaaaagaaccatctccatcaaaccctccacccccagAACCAGCCGATATCCCGCGACCACAACCACAAGCTCCGCCCGCGGCAAGTACTCAACCTAACCCTACTACCATTACTTCTCctcctactactaccactactacttCTATTACTGCTACTACATCCACATTTCCCCCTACTACCGCCTCCAGCCCAAATCCCAGATCCGGGTATAGCTACAGCTACTCTCCATCGTCGTTAACACAACGACATCCCCACCCGCACACGCAAGCGCAAACCGCAGCCCCGAACTCAACATCCACGCCCTACGCATCTCTCTACCAGCCGCCAACGAGTACAGTGAACAATACATCTCTCTACGGAAATCCGTCCCAGTTACCGCTGCACTATACGTCTGCAAATACGGAAACGGGGACCGGTGAATCGGGATTTCTGGACAATGCGAAGGCGTGGTTCTGGAGCGCGGGGAATAAGTTGGCGGAGGTTGAAGCTGAGGTTTGGAGGAGGATTAATGAAGCTCATGATAAGTAGATTTGTACGGTGATTTGGTTTGTGGGCGGTTTGGTTTGTATTTTTGAGGGTTCTGATTGGGCTGggtatctttttttttttttgtttttggggGGGGTTTATGCTTGTATGATGGATGCTTCAGGGCGGATTGGAATGGTGTTGTTGCTTTAATGGGATTGGTTGGTAATAGTTGCATATTTTGTTCTATTGCTTTAGTGTATTCTATGCTTTGAGATTATTGGTGGTTCTATCGGCGTGTTCCAAAAATGTAGTGGTTATCGATAGCACTAAATTGTTAAGGAGCAAGAATTATAGAGTGGCCAATAATCGACTACAAAGCGGAGCAAGTATTGAATGGACCCATTTTCAATCGTCGAGAAATAATGAGTATGTGAACTTCTATTATATGACTTGTCGCCGTTGGAAGGCAAACTTTGATTAGTTCTATATAGTATTTCCACCACCGTAGATCTTGTCTCCGGTTGTGAATAAAGTCATCAATAATTTCTGTGCCGGCCAAAAACCATATGGACAATAATCGAGATGATACAACTCTCGGTATGTTATAATGCAAAGCAGAGTTGAGATGACTGCCCTATCATTCGGGCATATGCAATGAAGAGTACAGGGTAGCAGGATGTTTATCGGAGTCGCTGCGGAACCCACAATTAAAAAATGAAAGGTGGAAAATAAAAAcgtaaaaaggaaagacagccACTAAGGCATAATGCAATAACTCGCAGCAGTCTCAGCTGCGAAGATACCAAGCGAACGCCAGTTCAATTCCATATCCCAATGCATCATAGCCAGCACCTCGAACCAGTCGAGTCAGCTGGCACATCCCTTTCAAGGGTGAGTCGTAGAACGTaaaaagaacaaaggaaaaacataTGCTAGAGCTAAGGACCGGCCATGAAGCTCCATAATATAAAACGCAATGGGCATATCGTGAACCGAGTCCTTTGTCCGAGATATAACATTACATGGATCCAAGACGCAAAAGCGCCTCCACTGCGGCACGCTCCTCGGTATTGCCTACCATGCCATCTGGAAGGGAGAAACCGAGTTGTTGAATCGGAGGTTTGCGCGGCGCAGACTTCGCCAAAGAGGATGATGCAGGCCCACCGCCTCGGAGTTGTGGCGACGGATGGTGTCCGTTGACGAAACCGCCCCCGCCGTTCAAGGACCGCGCACGAAGCGCTGCGGCACCTATCTGTGCCCAGTCCTCTTCGTCGGtgacatcttcttcgccccAGTCCTCATCCCGaatctcatcttctggagcCTCGGAAGATGAACAATACTCTTGTTCATTCCCATCGAGTGACATCTTGTCCGCCTCATGCTCCGAGATGTGCCCAGCATAATCCATTTCCGTAAATGAGAAGACAGCCGAGTCGCCAGTCACACTGGACCCGTAAGGCTGCAGACTGCCTCTCTTCCCAGGAATCTGTATCCCGCGCTGAGAGAATGAGTTCGAGAAGCTCGAGGGTGGCGACAAGTTCTGATGCTGCACATCCCGTGAGGGTTCGCCGCGACGTCGTGCGTCCCAACGACCCCATCCGACTTTCTCAAAGATAACATCATTTGCAGGACCGCCACTTTTCTCATCACTTCCCCGGCCTTCCAATGCTGCAACGACTAGTCGCCGTGCTTTAGCGGGAGGGATTCGGGAGAATCCAGGCACTGAAGTCGTCAGGTAGCCCATGACATGGCGGATGGCGAGAGGTCCGTGCTGTAGCATGATCTCTGGTAGGTGATACTTGGCTAGCATACCGGGGGTGATTGCCCCAGCGCTGTCAAGATCACCAACACCCTGATGGTGCTGGGTCTGGCTATCTGCATCGGCGTCACCCAAGTCGATATCGGAATCAACGTGAGATGTGGCAAAAGGAGGAGATGCGGGATGCCTCACGTCCTGGCCCTTGAAGGCCTGGGGGGGAAGCGTTGGAGAGATAGAGTTAGGGGGAGTCGGTAACATGGTATGGCCTAAACGAGAGGAGTCGCGGCCACCAGAAGTGAAAGCAGAACGAGGTTTGGGAATATCCACAGAGGCTGTCTTGCCAGCAAGCGCCATTGCAATGCTAGAGGTAGTCGTCTGagcagccatgatgatggaagaaagaagatattAATTATTTGGTTGTTTGTGGTGGCTAATCTGTAATCACATGAGTCAGAAGAACAATCCACCAACCGGAAGGCACGACCTGAAGAGTGGCAGGGGTGGTGACTGGGTACCTAAAGAGTGGTTGTGcttatgtatgtacagacAGAACCATGGACAAGCAAAGAACCCAAAAAATTGTTGGAAACAAAGAACGCTGAAGGAACTTTGAGAATAGGGTAAAAAAGGAGGCTGCGACTTACCGCACACTGGCTAAAGACTGACCGCAGAAACTGAGATGCAGCAACGATATGATACGTCAGGGCAGATGCGATGCGACGCGCTAGTTCAGATAGTCTTCTTTAAAGGCACGCGACCGTCGGGACCGTAGAGCTCAGGAACGAGGTAGAATATCGACAAGATGAACCGATTCTAATCCTTGACTGTGCTTTGATtcaagagaggagagaaagaggacaGCTTTGAtgaaaggagaagagagagaaggaagaggaggggggaaagtAAGGAGCAAAGCCCGTCAGGACTAATAGTACGAATAATAATAGCAGTCGCGGATGGAATGTCAAGTCAGGCGGCCACAAAGTTGATTGCCGGATGATCAGcaggcaaagaaaaggtaCGGTATGAGTAATACCAGGGACTCCGGATCCTTACTCCTTTTATGGGGAGAGTTACGGAGTACTAAAAGgaaagtacggagtacatgcaGTGCAAGTACATTGATTTGTAGGGCCAGTGTGACCTTCTTatctctccttttttccttatAGTTCCCATACTATAGTGGTAATCATGAATACATGGTCGCGTACGAACAGAAACCGTCTATCGCCTCGCGTGGGCCTGTTCATTGGCTGACACTCCTCAGGCCCGCTTCAGACAGCGCCGGGACCTTCCGGAGCGATCCAGACCTTCTCCGGGAGTACCGTCTCTTCGGTATTGTATTTTACGCACTGTAACGAGcttatctctctcttttctattcCCAGCCATTGTCCACGCACAGATACACGCACACACAAATGATGAAATAATCCAACTGAAGGATTTAATTTCAATTAATCAGGTACACTTCATGTACCCAGTACATATCAGACATGTTCCATATACTCCAAATACGATTAATCCACCGATGTCATGATAATAACTCATACTCCATCCCCCGCTCCACTTCCAAGATTTACCGtcaaacaaaaaaaaaataacacATTCTAAGCACGATGATGTCGTAGTGTACAAGCTTCTATACAGGATTTCCAGTGTCCTTGGAACGCCGAAGATGTTCCACACAATTCTACCCCTCGGGTACCGGATCGACGAGCATATCAAGATGCATGCCTCGTGCTCGTGCGCGAAGTTTGGTTGCATGAGGAAAGCAAAGCGGAAACCCTATTCTATTCGCGGTACGCGATAACTTTCCCTGATTGTCACACGTGGGCGTTCAACACCTCCTCATATCTGAATGCGTTGAATGGttcccctcccccctctctGCAATGAGAAGATCGTGGGGTGTGCATGCAACGAATGTGATCCTGGTGTCTACTCTGATTTGCTCCGTTGACCAGCTGAGAAGTAAAAAATTCCTGCCGGTTGCATGATGCTAGAAACCTTGTCTCTCCAGATACTACAACCTAAAGAGGTGGGAGTCTTTTTTAAATCTCATCTATGATTAATATACTTCATGGATGTATGGTTTGTTCACCGGTAATGTAAGAGTATGGGTGTATCGCGTTTATCATTCTAGTTACAATCTGCCAGTGCCCGGATGCAATTTCCAGGATCTACTGCGCCGTAGAAGTGGGGTCTGAAGTCCGAACATCTCAGCTTCTGTCGTCAGCCCTTGTCTCCGTGAGGGTATGATAGCCGACAACCTCCGCGGCAATGGGTACTTCCCCTCATGGCTCGAGGGGCTTGAGGGATTTAGATGCTATTCACTCATTTAGCTCTGTTTAATCATGTATCTGTGCTCGGTAGACCAGTGCGTATTTAGAATAAAACGTCAGCGAATTTGTAAATCATGGAAGTGTGGGGGTGGGGTGTTGGTGGGGGGAGAAGTGTCTGTACTTTAGGGCTAACTTCCTATTCCCTGATTAGTTAACAATCAGGCACAGTGGCTAGACCATTGTACCCTGCAGCCATTTCTACGCCCAGGGGTAAATGTTTTCTACAGTGTGATCATCTAGATCGAAAATCCCTCTAGGTATCATGACTCGATTATTGTTGAACAAGGTGGTAAACCCTCGGAGATCGGAACCGGAAGAAGGTCATAGATAGAACATAGGGCAGCAAAATTAGCCATGAAATGTATGGAGCACCCTGGGCGCCAAGTGGATTTACGCAACCGGTTTGGATCAAAATCCAGTTTGCGTTGTTCTCTTTGTGTCCGAGACATTTCCGTTTCATCGGAGGGAGTCAGAGACTCTCGGCGGACGGCGTAATATTGAACCCCTCCATGACCTTAGTCAATTGTTGAAGACCGGTGGCTTCAAGTGCTTAGTGATTTACTCGTTATGATGTCCACTATTTTTAGCTTCTCAGGAGTACCAACTAAGGAGGTAATAACGGGTTGGAAGCCCATTGAACAGTATGTGATACATGTAGAGAGGTCGATATGATACCAGTTTTAGAAATCTACGTGGATTGAGGACAACGAGCGTAAACATTCTTTGTACTTCTGTTTGATGTTTCTCTACGCAATGTAAGCATTGAATATCAGCCTTTATCTTGGTGGCGTAAGGCTGACTACTATCGCTTTGCAAATATCTCCAGCGGTGTCACAATCTTCTTTCAGTAAGAGCATGCTGTACGCGCATATACGCCCAGAGTATGGCTTACATCACTGGCACATTATGTATTCTGtatcccttcttcacaatgGCATGAATGGAACATAAAGAGGCAtttcaaaaagaagaggatatcTTATCTGAAGGCATCTGGTTGTATAATACCCATTCTTGACTTATGCATTTAGTTGTAAAGATCGGCTAATGGTGGTCTCCACGCATAATTAAGACGATGTATAAGAAAGTAAGTGTTCTCCTGAGAGTTGAGATTGTGCTTTCTGTTCAATGTCTTAAGCTCTGTGGTATTGCTGCGATACACCCCTTGCACTGTTTCGttacagatatatatctacGGCAGACCAGAAGTCCGGAGTTTAATGCATTCCTGTCTGTGATTTTTTGTCCCTTGCAGATATCGCACAGCTTCCGATGAGACACATTCTTGAATCCTTCAAGCCAAGGTTTTGAGTCACTAATAACCTTCGTTAACTTATCACTGGTGGATAGAATCACAGCCTCTTGTTTGCACACAGTGATTGTCAAGTATGCAGGCATACAGTGATTTATGCCTGAATGCCTGATGCTTACATCATCACAATATCGGCATCCGATCTTATCGCTTCACATCCGAAAGGAAATGCTCCAGACCCGCCGCATCTGTCGGATAACAACCTTTTTTGCGGGGTTGGTCTTGATTTACACAATGTCCTTCAAGTCCTTCTTAATATTATTTGCCGTCAGTTGGCAAAGAGGCCCACTGCATCTCCTGCAGGTGCCGATCCGCCACACATACAGACATCGGACGCTCTCTCGGAGTTGACCCGGAGAACATCACAACCGTTGAAGTACCCTTCTATCTTCCGAAAAAAATATAGAGCTCAGTCATATATAACCTTCTCCACACCTCCTGTCGTGGGCCGGTCATAAATTCTTGGAAATAAAGTTCTGTTTATATCCATCCTTATCCCCTGTAGATATCCCTTTGCGAACGCCTCCACGTGAACCATCAGCAAATCAGACATGGGGAGTGTGTATTCACCTGTCCGTGAGACGGGACGTATCTTTTCCTACCTCTGTGACCAAGCCGAGCGTCTCAATCTCCCTTCAGAGGTAgtagaaaacaagaatgcGGTATTGTTCGACTCTTCTCACGACGAGGTCTACTATCCCATTCCTTTCAAGGAGACAGAAACTTTGGCTGCCTTGAAAGGTGTTGAAGGATCTGTGGCAGCTGCAATTGCGAACTTGCGCTATGGACCACAGAAGCGCGGTGTGAAGGTTAACCTTGAGCGAGCTACAGCTTTTGGTTGCCAGGCATATATGGCAAAAGTTGACGGACTGTCTAAGCTGGACCCGGAGGTcaaaaagaagttgaaagGTGGGAAGCTCTATCTCCGTGTAGAAGTGCTAGCTGACCAGCCCAGACACCGATTTGCTTGCGGCGCAGTCGAATGGTTACCGCCGGATGTCTGCAAACCTATACAAAACTAAGAATGAGGGCGAATTCTTCCATATTCATGGTTCCCTCGAGGCCACGACGACGCTGAATAtgattggattggatggtCACCGTCCAGATCTGACAGACTACGAAGAGATTATCAAGGTCATTGAGAGCCATGTGCAGAATTACACAGCTGCAgagttggaagagatgaataaggagagaaagcaagCTGGTGTGACGGCATTTAAATACGAAGACTTTATCAAAACCCCGCATGTATGTGGCATTGTCTGCTATTCATACCGTCATTCATGCAATAATGAGACTGACCGCGTGCCTGCTTAGGGTGAACTTAATGTCCAACAACCCCCATGGAAGGTGTCCCGCCTCAAGGGTGACCTGCCTCCCACACCCTTTCCCGCCGGCCGCGCTGGGAGTAAGAAGATTCTTGAAGGAGTCAAAGTCCTAGAGCTTTGCCGCATCATTGCCGGCCCCACTGTTGCACGCATCCTGACTGAGTACGGAGCAGATGTTTTGAAGATCACCAGTCCGAGCCTCTCTGATGTGCCATTTTTCCAAGTGGATGGTAATATGGGCAAGCACGCTGCTGACTTAGACCTGAAATCGGAAGAAGGACGGCGCCAGTTTGAAGAGCTTTTGGCTGACGCAGACGTGGTCGTGGACGGTTATCGCCCAGGGGCCATTGAGAAATTGGGCTATGGCCCTGAAGCTCTTTCCTCACTGGCAGAGAAACGTGGAAAGGGAATCGTGTACGTGAACGAGAACTGCTTCGGGTATGAGGGAGAATGGGCTGGCCGCGCAGGCTGGCAACAGATTGCGGACTGCGTAAGTAGACTCAAAACCGTACATAAACGTGGAAATGCTTACATAAACTACAGGTGACCGGTGTTGCCTGGGCACAGGGACAATTCATGGGATTCTCGAACCCTGTGGTTCCTCCCTTCCCTATTTCAGACTATGGCACTGGTTGCATGGGTGCCATTGCAGCATTGACTGGACTCTATCATAGAGCGAAAACTGGCGGCTCCTACCATGGAAAAGCGTCTCTGATGCACTACGATCTACTGCTCTTCGCTGTAGGAAAATACTCCGAGGAGGTGCAGGAAAAAATGCGAGCTGCTCAGCCCCCAGAATTCTTCAAGCTGAGACACTGTGACAGCGTGGACCGTATCTCATCGACCGTTCTGAAGATTATGCAGGCCCGGTTCCCTCATCTCTACGTCGCCGCCGATAATACCTCGGGGCAAGAACCGCTCACAGAGAAATGGTACTCTAAGGCCTACGGCGCGGATATTGAAGTTGTCCGACCAATCTGTGAAATCGATGGTGTCGAGAATAAGTTCGAGAGGGCTTCCCGACCTAACGGAACAGATCGGGCAAGCTGGGAGGATTTCaaagaggtcgaagaagatcaCAAGAAGGCTTAATCATTCCAGACTGTATATACAACTGTATAAATCATGAATactacaacaccatcactatgctccctcatctccaagaagaagttcagATAGACCAATCACAAAAGTATTTACCCTCGAGCCACACCTACAAATCCTAAACCGCAAACCCAGCAGCACAATTCCCGacccagaaaaaggaaaagaaaatctccATCGGATATCGATCGGAAAGCCCTCAAACCATCGGCCCGAAACATCCTCCCAGCAAAACTGACATCACCAAATAATTGAAGCATACAGTATATACCTACCCCTCGTCGCGCAATAAAAACGATCTACCGAGTAGATAAAACCCCCCATTCCCAATAACATCACACCCCCAATAACCACCCAATAAACCTACCAAACACGAGAAGAGCAGAACGAACACAGCCAACAAAAAATGTCCTACAACCTCACCTCCAACCAAGCCCTCGCCCCACCCAACGGTGACTCCATGATAGCATTCATGGAATCGTTCTACGCAACCAGTGACACCGAATCCCTGCACGAGAAATACGTCCAGAGTTTCACCCCCGATGCAACGCTAATCATGGGGTCGAAGGTCGCGAATGGAGAGAAAGGTTAGTCtcgccttcctttttccacaCTTActcttttcgtttctttttggttttgatcCCGAGATGTCCTTGTCTATGGTAATCAGGGAATAAATGGTAGGGGTGTAGTTCTCATGAGTGCGTTGAGCTGACATGTATTTCCgtggaaaaaaagaaatccttAACCTCCGACATGGCCTCTGGACGCATGTGAAGTCGAGGCAGCATTTCCCGACGAAGGTTTATTTTGGGGGTGAACGGGAGTTGATGCTCTATGGAACGGTTAGGTATGTGCTTAAGGCGGATCCGGAGAATGAGGTTGAGGTGCCGTGGGCTGGACGGGTAGTttttgatgagaaggagttgaagatGCGGTTTTATCAGGTTTATTTGGTGAGTTCTTatttattgttgttgttatgGTCTTGAATTTTAGGGTTGGAGACTGACATCTGGGGGACTGTAGGATCCTACGGCGCAGTCGgggaagaaatgaatgtgTAGATATAGATAGGAGGCTTGATTGATAcaattgtacatacattctACGGTTAGGTTTCAACTTACACTCCCGTATGCAAGGCTTGAATCTGTGAAGTTGATATCATACGTGCTCTATTTTTCAGGCCTGGGGAGAAACAGGAGATGCCGTCGGGGGTCGGATCAGGGCGAGGCGATATGTCTTATCGACAtaggaaggagagagagatggaTGTCTTTGGGTAGTCAAGGTTGGTGAATTCTCCGTAGTAGGCCCCCGAGTCATCAGGAAATTGAACATTGTAATATGCAACAATAAAGAAACTTCATTCCTCTCCCTGAGTCCATAGCcatcaatcccactcgatCCATGCCGACGAAGCGTACTCGACCGTTTTTCACCTGATTTTTCTTCCGGAAGTTTAAGATCCAGAGGgaaaaatgaaggaaaaaagaggcaaCGTGGAACACATCAGGactttttcattattttAATCCGAGGCTAATTTActcgtcgtcctcctcttcctcgtcaacggTGGTCTTGGCGATACGGTCAAGATCACGCTGGCCGGACTGGGTAATGCGACGGCcacccttctcctcgtcgTGCTCGAGGACACCGATCTTCTCAAGGGACTGGATGACCTTGCGGTCGACGGAGCCGGAGGCATCGACGTGGTGGTTGGGGCGGGAGCCACGGTTCTTGACGGAGCCGTGGACCTTGCGGAGGCGGCCAACACCAACGGTCTTGCGGAGGTAGATGTGACGAGCGACGGCAGCGGCACGGACGTAGTACCTAGTAATTGTCAGATGTGTCGGCAGCGCAAGAACGACATTGTTGGTTCAGTCGTACCAGTCAGCGTTCTGGGGAGGGAGCTCGTTGGAGCAAGAGGTCTTGACAGTGTCAACCCATCCTGCACAAATTATCAGTTTCCGATCGATCATGAGACAAGTTCAGTAGAGGTTACGCACCAGGGATGGGGAGCTTTCCCTGACGCTTCAAGAACGCAGAGTAAGCAGAGATGAACTTCTGCGCCTGTAATTCAAAATTAGTCAGTATACGTCCTTTGCTTGACCCGAGCTTGCAATTTTTGCTCCTGAAGATCCTCTGGCAAATTTCCGGTATCTGATAATCGCAATTCGTTGCGTCCATCGCGGTGTTGTATATCCTATGCATTCCAGTCGCAGATCCCATCAATCGATGCTTCGCGATCCGATCGAGGATATCGATGTCGTCCACGTAAACCAGTGCCCATAATGATCCAGCACGTCCAGAACATCCCAAGATTTCTGCCCCTCACTCCCTGCCATGCAATGTTGGTCCCTTgtccttttccccctcttccaGATACCGGTGCCATATCGACTTCAGGAACATATAGGTATAGGTGCAGGGGGGACAGGACAACTTACGTCCACATCGCGAACGGTGACACCACCCATTTTTGCGACTTTGAACCTCGAGCGGGAATCGAAGGTGTACTGAAGAGGGGACGAGGTGAGAGGATGGGTCGTTGTCGTCGTTGGAGAGTCGGTCGGTCAGATCAAACCTCGAAATTTCGGACGGACAATCACGCGGTTTCTCGTTGTGGGTTTGTGGGTGACTAATCTCCGTTGGTCCGTATGTGGACTAGCGTAACCCTAAACCTTTCTGCCTCAGGTATCACAGTTGAGATACAGATGACGGCTCCGAACGGCCTTAAACGGGAATGGTTAAACTTAGTACCCGACTAGCCGGGGAGCTGGTTAGACTTGAACTACTAGCCTTTTAGTTTGATCGTGCAGGAAAAGATGGGGGAAGCTAGCGTTGCTTCCAAGTGCACCATTTAATACGTAGTATTAAGGACATAATCGTGGTAGACAAAAATTAGAATTGTTATTTATCACTGGCTACTGTACAGTCTATCAAAAAGGCACTCATTGTCATAACTCATCATTACACCATCCCAGGCCGTGATCCCAAGCCGAACGCCACATAGTCccgaaaatgaaaagaaaagagaataataataaaaggCAAGAAGACAGACAAGAGCAAAGACAACCAGCAGAAGGACGAGAACCCCATCTGTCTTCTACAGCGTCGGTGCTCTCTTAAGCCCAACACAATATCGCACGAACAATGTATCAATAAAATGTCCATGACGGATGCCTGGTGGACGGCGTCTTTCAAATTCGTCAATTGCTTCCTGGACGGTGTACCCACAACGTTCAATCAGATAACAGACAATCAAGAAACCGGTTCGATTGTATCCGTAATGACAGTGAACCCCAACTACCGGGCGTGGAGTCTGGCGGTTGCCAGACTTCGCTATCTTCTCTGTAATCTCATTCTGAAGCCTATCGACCAAGGCAATAAAGTCTCGTGTCTCATCTGGCGTTGGTGGAATCTTCGACACGGTAGGATGTTTGTGGTAATGGATGCCCCCCATTTCCAGTGAGGCTGGGTTGTACACCGGGTTTTCGTAGCTAATATCGATCACTGCGTAGATCCGGTCACTATACGCTTGTGAGAATAGTACAGGATTATGCTCCTCGTCCACCTCGCGCAACATTTTCAGCGCGACGAATGTGTCAGAGATGCGCTCTGAAACAGGAGTGACTTTCTTCCACTTCGCCAGGTTCTTCACATCCCACTTGCCCGATGTATTAAGATATTGCAACTGCCATCCGAGACTCAGCCGGTTATCAACGTGCTGCTGAAGGAAGTCTTGTATGATTCCAGCTAGAGTGCGATATGTCGCACGATCGTAAAGAAGAGCGTGGGAGGCTGGAGCTGGCAGGATCACCGTTTTGACAGAGCGTTTAGCTTGAAGTGGCTTTTCTGAAGTGTTCTCTATCTCCTTTTCATTCACTTGAGGCTCAACACCAAACTCTTCATCGTGTGCTAATCGGCTGTAGGGGGCTGGAGCCTGGTCATTGACTTTGGAAGCATCCGGAACAATGTTGCTACCGTTGCTGCTTTCTTCGATCTTTGAGCTTTTGCCCCCGAAGAATTTGAGAATTCTCTGCAATTCCGCAGGCTTCGTTACTGTGTCAGATTCGCCAGCCACAAGCAAGGTTGGCGTCCGTACTCCTGCCCAGGTCGTCTCCCCTGGAATCCCTCCTACAGGGGTTCCATCGACACCGTCATATGTGGGAAGAGTACCCCAAGCCATGCGTCTCCACACAGGCGTCTTGCTTTGTTTGTTGTACCGTACTTGAAGTCCTCTTGTATCGGGATCAGCATCTGCGCCGACGAGACGATTGACACTGGTGCTCTTCAGACCGCCTCGTCGATCCCAGTATCGCCAAAGGTCAAAGATCGGACCCGGAAtgtggaggaggcggcggaaAGACGTAACTTCTTTGGGAGATGGGGGCGACGCGCGGGGACAAACAGCGATAAGTCCGAGAATATGCTTTTTCAAGTTGGGTCCAGCTGGAGAGGTCGTGGATGCCAACATTGCTGAAAGGGAACAGCCCAAACTGTGAGCAATCAAGACTACCCCTTGGCCGGCGTCTTTGTCACGATGCCCTTCAATAGCAGTCGCAAGCAGTTCTGCGAGCGCTTCGACCTTATATGCGTCCCAAGAATCAGGCTCAAACCTCGACAATCCGCAACCGGGCAGATCGATTCCGAAGCACGGTCCGACGTTAGACAAGCTCGTCAGCAGATGATTGAATTGGGCTAGCGACCCACCCAAGCCGTGTACAAAGACTAGC from Aspergillus oryzae RIB40 DNA, chromosome 1 encodes the following:
- a CDS encoding CAIB/BAIF family enzyme (predicted acyl-CoA transferases/carnitine dehydratase), which codes for MGSVYSPVRETGRIFSYLCDQAERLNLPSEVVENKNAVLFDSSHDEVYYPIPFKETETLAALKGVEGSVAAAIANLRYGPQKRGVKVNLERATAFGCQAYMAKVDGLSKLDPEVKKKLKDTDLLAAQSNGYRRMSANLYKTKNEGEFFHIHGSLEATTTLNMIGLDGHRPDLTDYEEIIKVIESHVQNYTAAELEEMNKERKQAGVTAFKYEDFIKTPHVCGIVCYSYRHSCNNETDRGELNVQQPPWKVSRLKGDLPPTPFPAGRAGSKKILEGVKVLELCRIIAGPTVARILTEYGADVLKITSPSLSDVPFFQVDGNMGKHAADLDLKSEEGRRQFEELLADADVVVDGYRPGAIEKLGYGPEALSSLAEKRGKGIVYVNENCFGYEGEWAGRAGWQQIADCVTGVAWAQGQFMGFSNPVVPPFPISDYGTGCMGAIAALTGLYHRAKTGGSYHGKASLMHYDLLLFAVGKYSEEVQEKMRAAQPPEFFKLRHCDSVDRISSTVLKIMQARFPHLYVAADNTSGQEPLTEKWYSKAYGADIEVVRPICEIDGVENKFERASRPNGTDRASWEDFKEVEEDHKKA
- a CDS encoding uncharacterized protein (predicted protein), whose product is MATSPSTQEDNLQTSSSPTPSLDPTSKQDDLEPPTTSATATAPPYSPIYATAEPASMPSPPAPAPTDPPTAPIHPPPEPATTATTATTTTNTSPPPPQPGARPQPPPPETQEPKEPSPSNPPPPEPADIPRPQPQAPPAATQIPDPGIATATLHRR
- a CDS encoding uncharacterized protein (predicted protein), producing MAAQTTTSSIAMALAGKTASVDIPKPRSAFTSGGRDSSRLGHTMLPTPPNSISPTLPPQAFKGQDVRHPASPPFATSHVDSDIDLGDADADSQTQHHQGVGDLDSAGAITPGMLAKYHLPEIMLQHGPLAIRHVMGYLTTSVPGFSRIPPAKARRLVVAALEGRGSDEKSGGPANDVIFEKVGWGRWDARRRGEPSRDVQHQNLSPPSSFSNSFSQRGIQIPGKRGSLQPYGSSVTGDSAVFSFTEMDYAGHISEHEADKMSLDGNEQEYCSSSEAPEDEIRDEDWGEEDVTDEEDWAQIGAAALRARSLNGGGGFVNGHHPSPQLRGGGPASSSLAKSAPRKPPIQQLGFSLPDGMVGNTEERAAVEALLRLGSM
- a CDS encoding 40S ribosomal protein eS19 (40S ribosomal protein S19); its protein translation is MGGVTVRDVDAQKFISAYSAFLKRQGKLPIPGWVDTVKTSCSNELPPQNADWYYVRAAAVARHIYLRKTVGVGRLRKVHGSVKNRGSRPNHHVDASGSVDRKVIQSLEKIGVLEHDEEKGGRRITQSGQRDLDRIAKTTVDEEEEDDE
- a CDS encoding uncharacterized protein (predicted protein), with product MSYNLTSNQALAPPNGDSMIAFMESFYATSDTESLHEKYVQSFTPDATLIMGSKVANGEKEILNLRHGLWTHVKSRQHFPTKVYFGGERELMLYGTVRYVLKADPENEVEVPWAGRVVFDEKELKMRFYQVYLGWRLTSGGL
- a CDS encoding RNA 5'-triphosphatase domain-containing protein (predicted protein); this translates as MAGSQTTDPGLLKKHSTYISYTTSVATYPSIRTFYKPHPQKDKLPIKPSPIPLLVFVHGLGGSLAQFNHLLTSLSNVGPCFGIDLPGCGLSRFEPDSWDAYKVEALAELLATAIEGHRDKDAGQGVVLIAHSLGCSLSAMLASTTSPAGPNLKKHILGLIAVCPRASPPSPKEVTSFRRLLHIPGPIFDLWRYWDRRGGLKSTSVNRLVGADADPDTRGLQVRYNKQSKTPVWRRMAWGTLPTYDGVDGTPVGGIPGETTWAGVRTPTLLVAGESDTVTKPAELQRILKFFGGKSSKIEESSNGSNIVPDASKVNDQAPAPYSRLAHDEEFGVEPQVNEKEIENTSEKPLQAKRSVKTVILPAPASHALLYDRATYRTLAGIIQDFLQQHVDNRLSLGWQLQYLNTSGKWDVKNLAKWKKVTPVSERISDTFVALKMLREVDEEHNPVLFSQAYSDRIYAVIDISYENPVYNPASLEMGGIHYHKHPTVSKIPPTPDETRDFIALVDRLQNEITEKIAKSGNRQTPRPVVGVHCHYGYNRTGFLIVCYLIERCGYTVQEAIDEFERRRPPGIRHGHFIDTLFVRYCVGLKRAPTL